The window GTACAACCTTTGGATCTAATGTTCTACCTTTATGAATCAAGGAAGTTAAATACATCTCTCTCATCATATCCATTCTATTATTTGATGGTGCACCATCTGTTCCAATAGATACACTTAATCCTTTTTCAAGCATCTCTGGTATTCTTGCAAAACCCAGTACAACTTTCATTGCAGCTGCTGGATTATGAGATACCTTTACATCATATAATCTAAATAAATCTATCTCTCTATCTGTTAACCACACTGTATGTACCGCTAATAAATTTGATCCTAATGCTCCTAATTTATGAAGATGTTCAACAGTTGAGTTTCCTCTACTTGATTTTACATAATCATTTTCTGCTGCTATTTCTGCTATATGCATATGAATACCTGTTTTTAACTCATCAGCCATTTTTTTAGTTTTTATTATCAAATCATCTGAATTATTAAAAATAGTTCTCAATCCAAACCATATTTTAATTCTCCCATCTGCTGAATTATTATATTTGTCAAACAATTCTTTTTGTTCTTGAATCTCTTCATCTGCTGTTTTTATCCAATTTGTTGGTAATCCAACTCCCTCATCCATAACTGATTTTGATAAAGCTGCTCTTATTCCTGTATTTTTTACTGCTTCTACCATAGCCTCAACATATTGTCCTCCTGATTCTAAAAAAGTAGTAACTCCTGATTTTATCATTTCTACACAACAAGCAGTTGAAGAAATCAATGAACTTTCATAATCAAAACTACTTTCATATGGCCAAACTCTTTCTCTTAACCAAGTTAATAAATCTACATCATCGGCTATTCCTCTTCCTAATTGTTGGGATAAGTGAACGTGTGTATTAATTAATCCTGGTAATATAATTTTCCCTTTAGCATCTATTACTTCCACACTTTCTAGAATTAACTTTTTGTCAATTTTTCCAATTGCTTTTATTGTATCCCCTTCAATCAAAATTGAACCGTTATTATAAATCTCTCTTCTAGTATTCATAGATACTATATAAGCATTTTTTATTAAAATTTGTTTCACAAAAACCCTCCATTTTTTTAATAAAAAAAGTGTAAACTCTATCTGGGATAGAATTTACACTTAAAACACACTCAAAATAAATTATATTATTTTAAGAAAATTTAGAGTATAAGCTCTCCCCATAGCGTCCATATTTAAGGTTAGGACGTAGAAACTTTTGATCCATATTATCAAAATATATGAGTAAACTTTTTTATTTTTATAATAGCATATTTGTGTTAAAACTTCAATATTCTTGTGAAAAATATATGTTATTTATTTTTTTGATTATATGCTATAATTAAGAACCATATTGATTTTTAAAAGGAGAAACACATGAAAAAATTAAAGTATTTTATTATTAGTTTTGCTCTTTTATTTTTTTTAGGATGCAGTGCTATAATGACATCTATTGGTAATAATAAAATTAATAATTCTATAAATATATACAATTCTCGTGGCATAACTACTGACGGAACATTAGAGCTAATATCTGGATTAGATTATGCTCCTGATTCTCAAATAGGAATATCCCAGTATAAAAAACAATATTCAGATATTACAACTACTAAAAATAATATTTTAAAAAATAAATATTTTTCTCAAAGAGATATAAATGCTCTTAATTTATATATTTTAACCATAGAAGAATTTAAAAAAATAAGCCCTAAAATCCCAGAAATAAAAATAGATTATAACGATTTTAATAAATCTAAAATTAAAATTAAGCAAATTTTTGAAGAGTTTGTTTTAAAGGATGAAAAACTTTATATAAGCCGTAATCAAAAAATACAAAATATAAATTACTATAAAAAAATAAATAAATATATTAATAGTTATGTTATTAACAGTATTATTTTAAATTTAGAGAATGACGTTACTAT of the Cetobacterium sp. NK01 genome contains:
- a CDS encoding amidohydrolase, with protein sequence MKQILIKNAYIVSMNTRREIYNNGSILIEGDTIKAIGKIDKKLILESVEVIDAKGKIILPGLINTHVHLSQQLGRGIADDVDLLTWLRERVWPYESSFDYESSLISSTACCVEMIKSGVTTFLESGGQYVEAMVEAVKNTGIRAALSKSVMDEGVGLPTNWIKTADEEIQEQKELFDKYNNSADGRIKIWFGLRTIFNNSDDLIIKTKKMADELKTGIHMHIAEIAAENDYVKSSRGNSTVEHLHKLGALGSNLLAVHTVWLTDREIDLFRLYDVKVSHNPAAAMKVVLGFARIPEMLEKGLSVSIGTDGAPSNNRMDMMREMYLTSLIHKGRTLDPKVVPAEQVLEMATINGAKCALLENEIGSLEAGKKADLIILNPNTIHSLPLHDPIANIVYTMSSENVESTMCNGKWLMREREILVLNEKKLIEEINRKSKEIKNKANIILPNRFPVIDII